A region of Moorena producens PAL-8-15-08-1 DNA encodes the following proteins:
- the der gene encoding ribosome biogenesis GTPase Der has translation MALPIVAVIGRPNVGKSTLVNRLAGVTDAIVHNQPGVTRDRTYRPAFWQDRDYLVVDTGGLVFDDDTEFLPLIREQAMAALAEASAAVLVVDGQAGPTAGDEAIAQWLRIQNTPVVLAVNKCESPQQGIILASQFWELNLGEPFPVSAIHGNGTGELLEKLVTYLPNVDTIPEIPEIKVAIVGRPNVGKSSLLNTLTGENRSIVSPISGTTRDAIDMVVERSADPEKGTEAQTYRLIDTAGIRKKKNVTYGPEFFGINRAFKAIRRSDVVLLVIDAIDGVTEQDQKLAGRIADEGRAAVIVVNKWDAIEKDSYTIYDYQKQVKDRLSFIEWAEMIFVSALTGKRVETILDLVDTAANQHQRRVSTSVINEVLQEAVSWYTPPTNRQGRQGKIYYGTQVKSKPPTIALFVNDPKRFKDNYRRYIERQFRQQLDFTGTPLRLLWRGKKVRDGEEAQINLNRATRV, from the coding sequence ATGGCCCTGCCAATTGTTGCAGTTATCGGACGCCCGAATGTGGGGAAATCAACCCTGGTCAATCGTTTGGCAGGAGTCACCGATGCTATTGTTCACAACCAACCAGGAGTAACCCGCGATCGCACTTATCGCCCAGCTTTCTGGCAAGACCGAGACTACCTGGTTGTCGATACTGGCGGCTTAGTCTTTGATGATGATACCGAGTTCTTGCCCTTGATTCGAGAACAAGCAATGGCAGCTTTGGCTGAAGCGAGTGCAGCAGTGTTGGTGGTGGATGGTCAAGCGGGACCGACAGCTGGAGATGAAGCGATCGCGCAATGGTTACGTATACAAAATACCCCAGTTGTGCTAGCTGTCAATAAATGTGAATCTCCCCAGCAAGGAATTATTCTAGCCTCCCAGTTTTGGGAACTGAATTTAGGAGAACCCTTCCCGGTCTCAGCAATTCATGGCAATGGTACAGGAGAATTACTAGAAAAGCTGGTTACCTACCTGCCCAATGTAGACACTATTCCAGAAATCCCAGAGATTAAAGTTGCTATTGTCGGACGCCCCAATGTGGGAAAGTCCAGCTTATTGAACACCCTCACTGGGGAAAATCGCTCCATCGTCAGTCCAATTTCTGGTACCACTCGTGATGCCATTGATATGGTAGTAGAACGCTCAGCAGATCCAGAAAAGGGTACTGAAGCCCAAACCTATCGCTTGATTGACACCGCTGGCATTCGCAAAAAGAAAAACGTTACTTACGGACCCGAATTTTTTGGTATTAATCGTGCCTTCAAAGCCATTCGCCGCTCAGATGTAGTGCTACTGGTGATTGATGCGATAGATGGCGTGACAGAGCAAGACCAAAAACTGGCAGGACGTATTGCTGATGAAGGGCGTGCTGCGGTAATTGTAGTCAATAAGTGGGATGCCATCGAAAAAGATTCCTACACTATCTATGACTACCAAAAACAGGTAAAAGACCGACTGAGTTTTATCGAGTGGGCTGAAATGATCTTTGTCAGCGCCCTAACAGGTAAGCGGGTCGAAACAATTTTAGATTTAGTTGACACCGCTGCCAATCAACATCAACGTCGTGTCTCTACCTCTGTGATTAATGAAGTCTTACAAGAAGCCGTTAGTTGGTACACTCCTCCCACCAATCGCCAAGGACGTCAGGGCAAAATCTACTACGGTACCCAGGTAAAATCTAAACCTCCCACTATTGCCCTGTTTGTCAACGACCCCAAACGCTTCAAAGACAACTACCGTCGCTACATAGAGCGTCAGTTCCGCCAACAATTAGATTTCACCGGTACACCACTACGCTTACTGTGGCGAGGCAAAAAAGTCCGTGATGGAGAAGAAGCTCAAATCAACCTCAATCGAGCTACCCGTGTGTGA